A region from the Myripristis murdjan chromosome 23, fMyrMur1.1, whole genome shotgun sequence genome encodes:
- the parpbp gene encoding PCNA-interacting partner isoform X1, whose product MATLEDGLKTMVKTFRRECHRVLQSERTTIHGPDGMLMVLQLAIAEVNKQQGGEFKVALSDVLMAWKHLLLDKLHLPPHNSVRPENYDLILEAYESFLKCSNTVDLVDIHSMYKQLRVDSDPEEPVSPVQLFEFLSGNMEVSELMDSSVPSTPSSKCRPCSSQVKVLMRKVFCSYLTLLVNSKNDLALALTLDVPSRALGQAAFTDLKHAARNSNTSLFLAVTSFVRAIQLGGKGYAPAEADPLRKHVKGLSDYVQFLDNLQEVLGEIPDPSVCSAKLVTIIRAALVKGHSSGDAVCTAAEETASDLKERICDLHQNQKPISNSTETGISPARPKAYAINHATAYGGRETVKLLMGLLDEEALAPPCRNKADLLSEDQPTLSGAEGTSVLTLFRSPEVSAGCSPEPLRNRVQSRQDLLKPKARERVIRSQFACTYQDDELPLNRVLEFPSSSQLPTCVHPAPKHTINPAIDLDLEPECPSATANPTTESLSQEQSAVQHRAALGPRCGNAKSNEAGLCNRKKSGIQTQDKGSKRKQVDDDQHGGSENQPPKKKPPTGGKMPGKNVSKAKSKRLIAGQGKLTSFFRV is encoded by the exons ATGGCCACGTTAGAGGATGGTCTGAAGACAATGGTGAAAACCTTCAGGAGAGAGTGTCACAGGGTTTTACAGTCTGAGAGGACCACCATTCACGGGCCCGATGGCATGCTTATGGTCCTCCAGTTGGCCATTGCAGAGGTTAATAAACAG CAGGGTGGAGAGTTCAAAGTGGCTCTGAGTGATGTCCTGATGGCCTGGAAACACTTACTGTTAGACAAACTTCACCTGCCACCCCACAACTCTGTACGCCCGGAGAACTATGATCTCATCCTGGAAGCATACGAATCCTTCCTGAAATGCTCCAACACTGTGGACCTGGTTGATATCCACTCTATGTACAAACAGCTGAGAGTGGACTCGGACCCAGAGGAGCCTGTGAGCCCG GTCCAGCTGTTTGAATTTCTATCAGGCAACATGGAGGTCTCAGAGCTGATGGATTCCTCAGTTCCCTCAACACCGTCCAGTAAATGCAGGCCCTGCAGCTCACAG GTGAAAGTGCTGATGAGAAAGGTTTTCTGCTCCTATCTGACTTTGCTTGTGAACTCAAAGAATGACTTGGCTTTAGCACTGACCCTGGACGTCCCTAGTCGTGCACTTGGACAAGCAGCGTTTACCGACCTAAAGCACGCCGCACGTAACAGCAACACATCACTCTTCTTG GCCGTAACATCTTTTGTAAGGGCCATCCAGCTTGGAGGAAAGGGATATGCTCCAGCTGAGGCTGACCCACTGAGAAAACATGTCAAAGGCCTGTCTGACTATGTCCAATTTTTAGACAACCTACAAGAAGTACTTGGAGAAATTCCTGACCCCAG TGTATGCAGCGCCAAACTGGTCACCATTATAAGGGCAGCACTGGTGAAGGGACACAGCAGTGGAGATGCAGTGTGCACTGCAGCAGAAGAGACTGCAAGTGACCTGAAGGAGAGGATCTGTGACCTACACCAGAACCAGAAACCGATATCTAATAGTACAGAGACGGGGATCAGCCCTGCGAGG ccaaaaGCATATGCCATAAATCATGCCACAGCATATGGAGGTCGTGAGACAGTGAAGCTTTTGATGGGACTTCTGGACGAAGAGGCCCTGGCTCCTCCCTGTCGGAACAAGGCAGACCTGCTGTCTGAGGACCAGCCCACCCTCAGTGGAGCAGAGGGGACCTCTGTCCTTACATTGTTCAG ATCCCCTGAAGTGTCTGCTGGATGTTCTCCAGAGCCCCTAAGGAACCGAGTCCAGAGCCGGCAAGACCTGCTCAAACCCAAG GCCAGAGAACGTGTCATCCGGTCCCAGTTTGCCTGCACATACCAGGATGATGAACTGCCTCTCAACCGTGTGCTGGAGTTCCCAAGCTCCAGCCAGCTCCCGACCTGTGTGCACCCTGCTCCCAAACACACAATCAACCCAGCAATTGATTTGGACTTGGAGCCAGAGTGCCCCTCTGCTACAG CAAACCCTACCACCGAATCTTTAAGTCAGGAGCAGAGCGCTGTGCAGCACAGGGCTGCTCTTGGGCCAAGATGTGGAAATGCCAAGAGCAATGAAGCAGGTCTGTGCAATAGAAAGAAGAGTGGCATCCAGACACAGGACAAAGGCAGCAAGAGGAAACAAGTGGATGACGATCAACATGGCGGATCAGAGAACCAGCCTCCCAAAAAGAAACCGCCTACTGGTGGCAAAATGCCTGGTAAGAATGTCAGCAAGGCCAAAAGCAAGAGGCTGATAGCTGGACAGGGCAAGCTAACCAGCTTCTTCAGAGTCTAA
- the parpbp gene encoding PCNA-interacting partner isoform X2 produces the protein MATLEDGLKTMVKTFRRECHRVLQSERTTIHGPDGMLMVLQLAIAEVNKQGGEFKVALSDVLMAWKHLLLDKLHLPPHNSVRPENYDLILEAYESFLKCSNTVDLVDIHSMYKQLRVDSDPEEPVSPVQLFEFLSGNMEVSELMDSSVPSTPSSKCRPCSSQVKVLMRKVFCSYLTLLVNSKNDLALALTLDVPSRALGQAAFTDLKHAARNSNTSLFLAVTSFVRAIQLGGKGYAPAEADPLRKHVKGLSDYVQFLDNLQEVLGEIPDPSVCSAKLVTIIRAALVKGHSSGDAVCTAAEETASDLKERICDLHQNQKPISNSTETGISPARPKAYAINHATAYGGRETVKLLMGLLDEEALAPPCRNKADLLSEDQPTLSGAEGTSVLTLFRSPEVSAGCSPEPLRNRVQSRQDLLKPKARERVIRSQFACTYQDDELPLNRVLEFPSSSQLPTCVHPAPKHTINPAIDLDLEPECPSATANPTTESLSQEQSAVQHRAALGPRCGNAKSNEAGLCNRKKSGIQTQDKGSKRKQVDDDQHGGSENQPPKKKPPTGGKMPGKNVSKAKSKRLIAGQGKLTSFFRV, from the exons ATGGCCACGTTAGAGGATGGTCTGAAGACAATGGTGAAAACCTTCAGGAGAGAGTGTCACAGGGTTTTACAGTCTGAGAGGACCACCATTCACGGGCCCGATGGCATGCTTATGGTCCTCCAGTTGGCCATTGCAGAGGTTAATAAACAG GGTGGAGAGTTCAAAGTGGCTCTGAGTGATGTCCTGATGGCCTGGAAACACTTACTGTTAGACAAACTTCACCTGCCACCCCACAACTCTGTACGCCCGGAGAACTATGATCTCATCCTGGAAGCATACGAATCCTTCCTGAAATGCTCCAACACTGTGGACCTGGTTGATATCCACTCTATGTACAAACAGCTGAGAGTGGACTCGGACCCAGAGGAGCCTGTGAGCCCG GTCCAGCTGTTTGAATTTCTATCAGGCAACATGGAGGTCTCAGAGCTGATGGATTCCTCAGTTCCCTCAACACCGTCCAGTAAATGCAGGCCCTGCAGCTCACAG GTGAAAGTGCTGATGAGAAAGGTTTTCTGCTCCTATCTGACTTTGCTTGTGAACTCAAAGAATGACTTGGCTTTAGCACTGACCCTGGACGTCCCTAGTCGTGCACTTGGACAAGCAGCGTTTACCGACCTAAAGCACGCCGCACGTAACAGCAACACATCACTCTTCTTG GCCGTAACATCTTTTGTAAGGGCCATCCAGCTTGGAGGAAAGGGATATGCTCCAGCTGAGGCTGACCCACTGAGAAAACATGTCAAAGGCCTGTCTGACTATGTCCAATTTTTAGACAACCTACAAGAAGTACTTGGAGAAATTCCTGACCCCAG TGTATGCAGCGCCAAACTGGTCACCATTATAAGGGCAGCACTGGTGAAGGGACACAGCAGTGGAGATGCAGTGTGCACTGCAGCAGAAGAGACTGCAAGTGACCTGAAGGAGAGGATCTGTGACCTACACCAGAACCAGAAACCGATATCTAATAGTACAGAGACGGGGATCAGCCCTGCGAGG ccaaaaGCATATGCCATAAATCATGCCACAGCATATGGAGGTCGTGAGACAGTGAAGCTTTTGATGGGACTTCTGGACGAAGAGGCCCTGGCTCCTCCCTGTCGGAACAAGGCAGACCTGCTGTCTGAGGACCAGCCCACCCTCAGTGGAGCAGAGGGGACCTCTGTCCTTACATTGTTCAG ATCCCCTGAAGTGTCTGCTGGATGTTCTCCAGAGCCCCTAAGGAACCGAGTCCAGAGCCGGCAAGACCTGCTCAAACCCAAG GCCAGAGAACGTGTCATCCGGTCCCAGTTTGCCTGCACATACCAGGATGATGAACTGCCTCTCAACCGTGTGCTGGAGTTCCCAAGCTCCAGCCAGCTCCCGACCTGTGTGCACCCTGCTCCCAAACACACAATCAACCCAGCAATTGATTTGGACTTGGAGCCAGAGTGCCCCTCTGCTACAG CAAACCCTACCACCGAATCTTTAAGTCAGGAGCAGAGCGCTGTGCAGCACAGGGCTGCTCTTGGGCCAAGATGTGGAAATGCCAAGAGCAATGAAGCAGGTCTGTGCAATAGAAAGAAGAGTGGCATCCAGACACAGGACAAAGGCAGCAAGAGGAAACAAGTGGATGACGATCAACATGGCGGATCAGAGAACCAGCCTCCCAAAAAGAAACCGCCTACTGGTGGCAAAATGCCTGGTAAGAATGTCAGCAAGGCCAAAAGCAAGAGGCTGATAGCTGGACAGGGCAAGCTAACCAGCTTCTTCAGAGTCTAA
- the pmch gene encoding pro-MCH, which produces MISVYSVLFALVLLSGLSGRSVTVGVPASKLDDGRTEQESLGSLLDDEAMKEDSMGPPLFRRSLIVESKVGDEDGKPKFIIFSSLVNNVPQDTGLEGPSMRGLNPAFTRGLPPLMDQRSGHTPAEYNLKVDRRDTDIDVLRCMIGRVYRPCWQS; this is translated from the exons ATGATCTCAGTGTACTCCGTCTTATTTGCTCTAGTGCTCCTCTCTGGGCTGAGCGGCCGCTCTGTTACTGTAGGCGTACCTGCAAGCAAACTAGACGATGGCAGGACAGAGCAAGAGAGCTTGGGTTCGTTACTGGATGACGAGGCCATGAAGGAGGACAGCATGGGTCCTCCCTTGTTCAGGCGAAGCCTCATCGTAGAAAGCAAAGTTGGGGATGAAGATGGGAAGCCCAAATTCATCATCTTCTCA TCACTGGTAAATAATGTGCCAcaggacacaggcctggaaGGGCCCAGCATGCGTGGGCTGAACCCAGCTTTCACCCGGGGCCTTCCTCCACTCATGGACCAAAGATCAGGTCACACACCTGCTGAATACAATTTAAAGGTAGACCGCCGAGATACCGACATTGACG TGCTGCGATGTATGATAGGAAGAGTCTACCGACCCTGCTGGCAGTCATAA